A region from the Bacteroidota bacterium genome encodes:
- a CDS encoding aryl-sulfate sulfotransferase, translating into MAHYNAVELDQDGNILLSSKNYSEITKINRSDGSIMWRLGGKRNQFTFVNCPVPFYGQHDIRRISNGNITLFDGGHHQKPYGARALEFELDEVKTIATLKWSYTYDTALVSQARGNVQRLDNGYTLVNYGVVGTASELIFVVVDKRGRKLFELNSPDHLDSYRSFYYRELPWKVKRPQITCFDSLGVKYLKTAQDYSSYQWSDSSVTRTIAVTKPGNYFVFVPYGEGGFIRSEQLSINDVNVLCNSPKKRKP; encoded by the coding sequence ATGGCACATTATAATGCGGTTGAATTGGATCAGGACGGAAACATTTTATTGTCATCTAAGAATTACAGCGAAATCACCAAAATCAATAGGTCAGACGGTTCCATTATGTGGCGACTGGGGGGCAAACGCAACCAGTTCACCTTTGTGAATTGTCCGGTTCCTTTTTACGGTCAGCATGACATCCGTAGAATCAGCAACGGAAACATCACTTTGTTTGATGGGGGACACCATCAGAAACCGTACGGAGCCCGAGCGCTGGAGTTTGAATTGGATGAAGTGAAAACAATTGCCACCCTGAAATGGAGCTATACCTACGATACGGCTTTAGTCAGTCAAGCCCGAGGGAATGTACAACGCTTGGACAATGGTTATACCTTAGTAAATTATGGGGTGGTTGGGACTGCCAGCGAATTGATCTTCGTCGTGGTAGATAAGAGAGGTCGTAAACTTTTTGAGCTGAACTCGCCCGACCATCTTGATTCTTACCGCTCCTTCTACTACCGCGAGCTTCCCTGGAAAGTGAAGCGTCCGCAAATCACCTGCTTTGATTCCCTCGGCGTGAAATACCTGAAAACCGCGCAAGACTATTCTTCCTATCAGTGGAGCGACTCCAGTGTAACACGAACTATTGCTGTAACAAAGCCGGGGAATTATTTCGTGTTTGTGCCTTACGGGGAAGGAGGGTTTATCCGCTCGGAACAGCTATCAATTAACGATGTGAACGTTCTCTGCAACAGTCCTAAGAAAAGAAAGCCATAA
- a CDS encoding aryl-sulfate sulfotransferase, whose amino-acid sequence MRIAVSLLCFWLCSMTSFTQSLPTLKASVYHPALKGYYFLSVNYSNTTLFLILDHTGSVAYYKPMIQEKASPYNFALQANGWISYSNQSGYLFMDSTFRVVDSVKCKNLYKTDPHDMRWLPNGHFLLLGMDTVSMDLRKDSVGKKFEAVDTTRALREAIQELDAGKNVVLTGAPKIVLERQTQILLCPESR is encoded by the coding sequence ATGAGAATAGCCGTTTCCTTGCTGTGCTTTTGGCTGTGCTCGATGACTTCGTTTACACAATCCTTGCCTACATTGAAGGCAAGCGTTTACCATCCGGCACTGAAAGGTTATTATTTTCTTTCGGTCAATTATTCAAATACAACCCTTTTTTTGATACTCGATCACACCGGTAGCGTGGCTTATTATAAACCGATGATACAGGAAAAAGCAAGTCCTTATAATTTTGCATTACAAGCCAATGGGTGGATCAGCTACTCTAACCAGAGCGGTTATCTGTTTATGGACAGTACCTTTAGAGTGGTGGATTCGGTTAAATGCAAAAACTTGTATAAAACCGACCCACACGACATGCGTTGGCTACCCAACGGGCATTTCCTGTTGTTGGGAATGGATACGGTAAGTATGGATTTGAGGAAGGATTCCGTAGGTAAAAAGTTTGAAGCGGTGGATACGACCCGCGCCTTGCGTGAAGCGATTCAGGAGTTGGATGCCGGGAAGAATGTAGTTTTGACTGGCGCGCCAAAGATCGTTTTGGAACGACAGACGCAGATACTTCTTTGTCCGGAATCCCGTTGA